From Rutidosis leptorrhynchoides isolate AG116_Rl617_1_P2 chromosome 3, CSIRO_AGI_Rlap_v1, whole genome shotgun sequence, a single genomic window includes:
- the LOC139901992 gene encoding uncharacterized protein, translating into MIKCNFNFCESFKLYIGDSSTFKFWDDLWLGDKCFKDRFNRLYRLKTDKDALVRDRITWNGSNWVGHWNWIRELNGRVLDDINRLAGELSALPFSSDGVDKWVWNCSNDNVFKTKILASLFDDKLLPTSDDVKERNNFIPQSLNIFAWWVKRKRIPVRVELDKWGIDLDNVRCPMCNDDTESIEHVMIFCRHAIDAWDRVYKWWGLGSFSNWSLNEILNGDGCGAQSSIGKKLWQSIEWVCGYLIWKNRNKKVFRNRIWSGPNLLSEIQIKSYEWIARRAKNLNIEWHQWLINPRFYLDNASLISGIG; encoded by the coding sequence ATGATCAAATGCAACTTTAATTTTTGCGAGTCCTTCAAGCTTTACATAGGTGACAGCTCTACTTTTAAATTTTGGGATGACTTATGGCTCGGTGATAAGTGCTTCAAAGACAGATTCAATCGGCTATACAGATTAAAGACTGATAAAGATGCTTTGGTTCGTGATCGTATTACTTGGAATGGGTCAAATTGGGTGGGTCATTGGAATTGGATTCGTGAACTCAATGGGCGGGTACTCGATGACATAAACAGGCTGGCTGGGGAACTTTCTGCTCTACCATTTTCAAGTGATGGTGTCGATAAATGGGTCTGGAACTGTAGCAACGACAATGTGTTTAAAACGAAGATCCTTGCATCCTTGTTTGATGACAAACTTTTACCTACAAGCGATGATGTTAAGGAAAGAAATAATTTTATTCCTCAATCTTTAAACATTTTTGCATGGTGGGTAAAGCGTAAAAGGATTCCGGTTCGTGTGGAGCTTGACAAATGGGGTATTGATTTGGACAATGTAAGATGTCCCATGTGTAACGATGATACCGAATCTATTGAGCATGTAATGATTTTTTGTAGACACGCAATCGATGCTTGGGATAGAGTGTATAAATGGTGGGGATTGGGTAGCTTCTCAAATTGGAGTCTAAATGAGATCTTGAACGGCGATGGATGTGGCGCACAGTCCTCGATCGGCAAAAAATTGTGGCAATCGATAGAATGGGTTTGCGGGTATCTTATTTGGAAGAATAGGAATAAAAAAGTGTTCCGCAATAGAATATGGTCGGGTCCGAATTTGTTGAGCGAGATACAAATAAAATCGTACGAGTGGATTGCAAGACGTGCTAAAAATCTCAATATCGAGTGGCATCAGTGGCTTATTAACCCTCGCTTTTATCTCGACAATGCTTCGTTGATATCGGGCATTGGTTGA
- the LOC139901993 gene encoding secreted RxLR effector protein 78-like — translation MVAVLILNEAVTDLKLRKKKSFFFKVDFSKAFDSVNWMFLLDILDKMGFGARWIKWIKACLSSTSVSILVNGSPTQEFFPQKGIRQGDPLSPFLFILAVEGLNVFTNLAVQRGIIKGVSIGKEEVVISHL, via the coding sequence ATGGTCGCTGTCCTCATTTTAAACGAAGCCGTCACTGATTTAAAGCTGCGAAAAAAGAAAAGCTTTTTCTTTAAGGTTGATTTTTCTAAGGCTTTTGATAGTGTTAATTGGATGTTTTTGTTAGATATTCTGGATAAAATGGGATTTGGTGCTAGGTGGATTAAGTGGATTAAAGCTTGTCTCTCGTCAACTTCTGTTTCTATTCTGGTTAATGGCTCCCCCACCCAGGAATTTTTCCCCCAAAAAGGAATTAGACAAGGGGATCCTCTCTCCCCCTTCTTGTTTATATTAGCGGTAGAAGGTCTCAATGTGTTCACTAACTTGGCGGTACAAAGAGGTATTATCAAAGGAGTGTCGATTGGAAAAGAGGAGGTTGTCATCTCGCATCTTTAA